The Esox lucius isolate fEsoLuc1 chromosome 5, fEsoLuc1.pri, whole genome shotgun sequence genome includes a region encoding these proteins:
- the ppp4cb gene encoding serine/threonine-protein phosphatase 4 catalytic subunit B produces the protein MGDISDLDRQIDQLRRCELIKENEVKALCAKAREILVEESNVQRVDSPVTVCGDIHGQFYDLKELFRVGGDVPETNYLFMGDFVDRGFYSVETFLLLLALKVRYPDRITLIRGNHESRQITQVYGFYDECLRKYGSVTVWRYCTEIFDYLSLSAIIDGKIFCVHGGLSPSIQTLDQIRTIDRKQEVPHDGPMCDLLWSDPEDTTGWGVSPRGAGYLFGSDVVAQFNAANDIDMICRAHQLVMEGYKWHFNETVLTVWSAPNYCYRCGNVAAILELDEHLQKDYIIFEAAPQETRGIPSKKPVADYFL, from the exons ATGGGTGACATCAGCGATCTGGACAGGCAGATTGATCAACTGAGGAGATGTGAGCTCATTAAGGAGAATGAAGTCAAAGCCCTGTGTGCAAAAGCAAG GGAGATTCTGGTGGAGGAAAGCAATGTACAGAGAGTCGATTCCCCTGTTACA GTGTGTGGCGATATCCACGGGCAGTTTTATGACTTAAAGGAATTATTCAGA GTTGGCGGTGATGTTCCAGAGACAAACTACCTCTTCATGGGTGATTTTGTGGACCGTGGATTTTACAGTGTTGAGACATTCCTGCTGCTACTTGCACTCAAG GTCCGCTACCCTGACCGTATCACACTAATTCGTGGAAACCACGAGTCGCGGCAGATCACGCAGGTGTACGGCTTCTATGACGAGTGTCTGAGAAAGTACGGCTCGGTCACTGTGTGGCGGTACTGCACTGAGATCTTCgactacctctccctctctgctatAATCGACGGCAAG ATATTCTGTGTGCATGGTGGCCTCTCGCCCTCCATCCAAACACTGGACCAGATCCGAACCATTGACCGGAAGCAGGAGGTGCCCCACGACGGGCCCATGTGTGACTTGCTGTGGTCAGACCCCGAAG ACACCACAGGTTGGGGTGTGAGCCCAAGGGGGGCGGGATACCTCTTTGGCAGCGACGTGGTGGCCCAGTTCAATGCAGCTAATGACATCGACATGATCTGCAGGGCCCACCAGCTTGTCATGGAGGGATACAAGTGGCACTTCAATGAGACCGTGCTCACTGTGTGGTCAGCGCCTAATTACTGCTACAG GTGTGGTAAtgtggcagccattttggagTTGGACGAGCACCTCCAGAAGGACTACATCATATTTGAAGCAGCCCCACAGGAAACCAGAGGCATCCCCTCCAAGAAGCCTGTGGCTGACTACTTCCTGTGA